The following proteins come from a genomic window of Lolium rigidum isolate FL_2022 chromosome 5, APGP_CSIRO_Lrig_0.1, whole genome shotgun sequence:
- the LOC124655355 gene encoding indole-3-acetic acid-induced protein ARG7-like, whose translation MGMAEKRSATEMKGRKPGLITKTLDRCRSTPVRQKPAEGCFSVYVGAGRQRFVVRTECLNHPLFRTLLEEAEEEFGYTAAGPLELPCDADAFARVLEQIEEEKQRAAGLGRRNSYGLLGTSQPITVGRS comes from the coding sequence ATGGGCATGGCTGAGAAGAGGTCAGCGACGGAGATGAAAGGGAGGAAGCCCGGGTTGATCACCAAGACGCTGGACCGGTGCCGGAGCACGCCGGTGAGGCAGAAGCCGGCAGAGGGCTGCTTCTCGGTGTACGTCGGTGCCGGGAGGCAGCGGTTCGTGGTGCGCACTGAGTGCTTAAACCACCCGCTGTTCCGGACACtgctggaggaggccgaggaggagttTGGGTACACGGCCGCAGGTCCACTCGAGCTGCCTTGCGACGCCGACGCGTTCGCTAGGGTGCTGGAGCAGATCGAGGAGGAGAAGCAGAGGGCAGCAGGCCTTGGCAGGAGGAACTCCTATGGTCTGCTTGGCACCAGCCAGCCTATCACCGTGGGCCGATCCTAA